Proteins encoded together in one Asterias rubens chromosome 4, eAstRub1.3, whole genome shotgun sequence window:
- the LOC117288743 gene encoding M-phase phosphoprotein 6-like, translated as MANDRNVDKSKLSKHLMQMKFMQRSQENDIQKEIEEEERRRVDETHWVLDLPEIIAKESKYEVESSHAVCKDLKFGRMSFKGMNPTIEKIMQSLVAEELEKKSEQKEREMTVSDEEMARRYSTLVNTVGNKFTTKRQRSQQATGSDTTKKVKREFKKPPDE; from the exons ATGGCAAACGATCGCAATGTCGACAAATCAAAGCTCTCCAAGCATTTAATGCAGATGAAG TTTATGCAACGAAGTCAAGAAAATGACATCCAAAAGGAAATTGAGGAAGAAGAACGACGCAGGGTGGATGAGACCCACTGGGTTCTTGACCTACCGGAAATAATAGCAAAGGA GAGCAAATATGAGGTGGAGTCAAGCCATGCAGTTTGTAAAGATTTAAAGTTTGGCCGGATGTCATTCAAAGGAATGAACCCAACAATCGAA AAAATAATGCAAAGTCTGGTAGCCGAGGAATTGGAGAAAAAATCTGAGCAAAAAGAGCGAGAAATGACAGTATCCGACGAAGAAATGGCGAGAAG GTACAGCACGTTGGTCAACACGGTCGGCAATAAGTTCACCACTAAGCGGCAACGGTCGCAACAAGCAACTGGAAGCGATACAACGAAGAAGGTCAAGAGAGAGTTCAAGAAGCCACCTGATGAATAA